The following coding sequences are from one Halobacteriovorax sp. JY17 window:
- a CDS encoding cbb3-type cytochrome c oxidase N-terminal domain-containing protein translates to MKENNKDHSSEELQVLEGERELLLDHNYDGIHELNYPLPSWWMKTWALTIVFSIAYVMFYHFAGGPSSSEELARDMVKINEQKAIAAADVSNFDIAHYNEWKTKNDATKIGNEVYETNCFSCHATGGGGDIGPNLTDGYWIHLKSRTPEELFPFIRDGFEDKGMPAWGEILSKEEIYAAINHIMELKGTTPPKSKEPQGEKVEE, encoded by the coding sequence GTGAAAGAAAATAATAAAGATCACTCATCTGAAGAATTACAAGTACTAGAAGGAGAGAGAGAACTTCTCCTAGATCATAACTACGATGGTATCCATGAGCTCAACTACCCTCTTCCAAGCTGGTGGATGAAAACGTGGGCCCTAACAATTGTTTTCAGTATCGCCTATGTGATGTTCTACCACTTTGCAGGGGGACCTAGTTCATCGGAAGAGCTAGCAAGAGATATGGTTAAGATCAATGAGCAAAAGGCCATTGCCGCTGCTGATGTATCAAACTTTGATATTGCTCACTATAACGAATGGAAGACTAAGAACGATGCCACCAAGATCGGCAATGAAGTCTATGAGACTAATTGCTTTAGTTGTCACGCAACTGGTGGTGGTGGAGACATTGGTCCTAACTTAACAGATGGGTATTGGATTCACTTGAAGAGTAGAACTCCAGAAGAGCTCTTTCCATTTATTAGAGATGGATTTGAAGATAAGGGAATGCCTGCATGGGGAGAAATTCTAAGTAAAGAAGAAATCTACGCGGCCATCAACCATATTATGGAGTTAAAAGGGACAACACCACCTAAGTCAAAAGAGCCACAAGGTGAAAAAGTAGAAGAGTAA
- a CDS encoding cbb3-type cytochrome c oxidase subunit 3, which translates to MIKETLMNFDYSLAQTIVTILFVTLFVGMLIWINRKGSDRYYEKAQNLALEEGVKSERK; encoded by the coding sequence ATGATTAAAGAAACATTAATGAATTTTGATTATTCTCTGGCACAAACGATTGTAACAATTCTATTTGTAACACTCTTTGTAGGAATGCTAATTTGGATTAATAGAAAAGGTTCTGATCGTTACTATGAAAAAGCACAGAACCTAGCTCTTGAAGAAGGAGTTAAAAGTGAAAGAAAATAA
- the ccoN gene encoding cytochrome-c oxidase, cbb3-type subunit I yields MNEVKMEKFTYDDVLPKLFVFATLLWGFVALLLGVTVAFQLASWKVNMGMEWTTFGRLRPLHTNAAIFAFVGNAMFAGIYYSTQRLVKARLFSDFLGRVHFWGWQLIIVAAAITLPLGISQAKEYAELEWPIDIAIAVVWVIFAVNFFGTLYRRRERHIYVSLWFYIATIVTVALLHIVNAISLPVDLMKSYPVYAGVQDALVQWWYGHNAVAFFLTTPFLGLMYYFIPKAVNRPVYSYRLSIIHYWSLVFIYIWAGPHHLLNTSVPDWVQTTGMVFSIMLWMPSWGGMINGLLTLRGAWDQVRIDPVLKFLATSLTFYGMATFEGPLLAIKSVSAMAHYTDWIVGHVHSGTIGWNYMMISGILYYLVPKMYDTKLHSVKLANAQFWLAAVGLLLYMMSMWTAGITQSLMWSAIDSTGKLVYPNFIETVVRIVPMYWVRAIGGVLVLGGFILMIYNLWMTIKKSKGIQEQEFLAPSIANDHEEEGAAPHRKLEGLPTLFTVLSIVAVSVGGAVEIIPSLISDKFVERDAEIKPYSPLELIGRDIFIKEGCYTCHSQQVRPMADEVLRYGPPSRASESVYDRPFQWGSRRIGPDIARVGGKYNDMWHYRHMLNPREVTPKSIMPVYPWLFKKKYDLKSLPKKLKVMKALGVPYSDEQIASSIDHASKQAFDITKGLSVDGVDMSMQSKEIIPLIAYLQRLGVDGARSLKLKKEAEEKEND; encoded by the coding sequence ATGAATGAAGTAAAAATGGAGAAGTTCACTTATGATGATGTGCTCCCAAAGCTCTTTGTCTTTGCTACACTCTTATGGGGTTTTGTAGCACTACTACTTGGAGTAACAGTGGCCTTTCAGCTTGCAAGCTGGAAAGTAAATATGGGAATGGAGTGGACTACTTTTGGTAGACTGCGCCCCCTTCATACAAATGCTGCTATTTTCGCTTTTGTTGGAAATGCCATGTTTGCGGGGATTTACTACTCGACACAAAGACTGGTAAAAGCGAGACTCTTTAGCGACTTCCTAGGAAGGGTTCACTTCTGGGGCTGGCAATTAATTATTGTTGCTGCGGCCATCACACTTCCCCTTGGAATTTCTCAGGCGAAAGAATACGCTGAGCTAGAATGGCCTATTGATATAGCCATTGCCGTTGTGTGGGTTATCTTTGCTGTAAACTTCTTTGGAACACTTTATAGAAGAAGAGAGAGACATATCTACGTTTCGCTTTGGTTTTATATTGCAACAATTGTAACTGTTGCACTTCTTCACATTGTAAATGCGATTTCTCTACCAGTAGATTTGATGAAATCCTATCCTGTCTACGCAGGTGTTCAAGATGCCCTCGTCCAGTGGTGGTACGGACATAATGCTGTTGCCTTCTTCCTAACAACACCATTTCTTGGACTCATGTACTACTTTATACCAAAAGCAGTTAATAGACCTGTCTATTCATATAGACTTTCTATTATTCATTACTGGTCATTAGTATTCATTTACATTTGGGCGGGACCTCATCACCTCTTAAACACATCAGTGCCAGACTGGGTACAAACAACGGGAATGGTCTTCTCTATTATGCTATGGATGCCTAGTTGGGGTGGAATGATCAATGGACTTCTCACGCTTAGAGGGGCGTGGGATCAAGTAAGAATTGATCCTGTTTTAAAATTTCTTGCCACTTCTCTAACGTTCTACGGGATGGCCACATTTGAAGGGCCACTACTTGCAATTAAATCTGTAAGTGCCATGGCCCATTATACAGACTGGATCGTAGGACACGTTCACTCTGGAACAATTGGTTGGAACTATATGATGATCTCAGGGATCCTCTACTACCTCGTTCCAAAGATGTACGACACTAAACTTCATTCAGTAAAACTAGCAAACGCTCAGTTCTGGCTCGCAGCAGTTGGACTACTTCTTTATATGATGTCTATGTGGACAGCAGGTATTACTCAATCACTTATGTGGAGTGCAATTGATAGTACTGGAAAACTAGTTTATCCAAACTTTATTGAAACAGTAGTAAGAATCGTTCCTATGTATTGGGTAAGGGCAATTGGAGGCGTACTCGTTCTAGGTGGGTTCATTCTCATGATCTACAACCTATGGATGACAATTAAAAAATCTAAAGGAATTCAAGAGCAAGAGTTCTTAGCACCGTCCATTGCAAATGATCATGAAGAAGAGGGAGCGGCTCCTCACAGAAAGTTAGAGGGATTACCTACTCTCTTTACAGTGCTTTCAATTGTTGCAGTTTCCGTTGGTGGTGCAGTTGAAATTATTCCGTCTCTAATAAGCGATAAATTTGTAGAGAGAGACGCCGAAATAAAACCTTACTCTCCACTAGAATTAATTGGTAGAGACATTTTTATCAAAGAAGGTTGTTACACTTGTCACTCACAACAAGTAAGACCAATGGCCGATGAAGTTCTCCGCTATGGTCCTCCATCACGAGCATCTGAGTCAGTTTACGATAGACCATTCCAGTGGGGTTCTAGAAGGATTGGACCTGATATCGCAAGAGTTGGCGGTAAGTACAACGATATGTGGCACTATAGACATATGCTTAACCCACGAGAAGTGACTCCTAAGTCAATCATGCCTGTCTATCCATGGCTCTTTAAAAAGAAGTATGACCTAAAGTCACTTCCAAAGAAGTTAAAAGTCATGAAAGCACTTGGAGTGCCATACTCTGATGAGCAAATAGCTTCATCAATAGATCATGCCAGTAAGCAGGCTTTTGATATTACCAAAGGGTTAAGCGTTGACGGTGTCGATATGAGTATGCAGTCTAAAGAAATTATTCCACTCATCGCCTATCTACAGAGACTAGGTGTTGACGGAGCTAGAAGTTTAAAACTTAAGAAAGAAGCAGAGGAGAAAGAAAATGATTAA
- the ccoS gene encoding cbb3-type cytochrome oxidase assembly protein CcoS: MNILYVLIPLALLLGIFFVVAFIWATKKGQFDDLDTPAARIVLDDEYRINDKQEGKKNE; the protein is encoded by the coding sequence GTGAATATACTCTACGTACTTATTCCCTTAGCACTTCTACTTGGAATTTTCTTTGTAGTCGCTTTTATCTGGGCAACGAAGAAGGGTCAATTTGACGATCTAGATACACCTGCCGCCAGAATAGTTTTAGATGATGAATATAGAATAAATGATAAACAGGAAGGAAAGAAGAATGAATGA
- a CDS encoding heavy metal translocating P-type ATPase — MEAGSLNTSISPSESVQCLHCNEKTDFPIYSEGKVFCCHGCQTIHFALQAGGLLEYYQVRERLGISKNLTPTTKAKVDFSYMNEPQFKNEFITSGESSNHIKFYIEGIHCLACIWLLEKLPSINGEVISARINFSNSILDLTIKKNCNLETVGNQISDLGYRPHVIKSNSEAQKLQQSEEHSKLIKIGVAGACSANIMLYSIAIYAGAGVEFSALFGWVSFILTLPVIIYSATPFYENSLAALKSRTLNIDIPISFAIIIGTVFGFYNLLIGSSHYYFDSLSILVFLLLSSRLLVQKSIQKGLNSDGLATLFEQSSVKRWNSIKKEYESIHTKFIQLGDQLLIEEAKTIPSDGINLSELSYLNNSLITGESRPAKVSKDENLFAGSVNLGDKIEMRVEKLFEDSTLGKIISEVEQGPETKQRIQSVTDKISRYFIAAVFSTSFMAFFYFLYTLGVDPAIERTLAIIIVSCPCALGLAAPLAIARAMNKAREKGIIIKNDSSLEDIARIKDVFFDKTGTLTDGNFSVVAVTNEAALSPFLEIIYSLEERSNHPIAHAIQKWTKKSSLVDFLDFQEIPGRGVSGKINDMTYSLLKSSNIREGNTAVDFLIDEEIISTIHLSDSLKKDSLPLISYLSNTAHKSHILSGDNSQTVKQVASALNIEEANSYSNQTPESKADLISQHKQSIMVGDGANDAIAMKKATVSIAVSGAMDIGLRASDIYLTQDPLKNMIFLMKLAKLTNTSIKINLIISLIYNLIGVTLSILGFISPLGAAILMPLSSLSVVIATLVKIKGLERA; from the coding sequence ATGGAAGCGGGTTCTCTAAACACAAGTATTTCCCCTAGCGAATCCGTTCAATGTCTTCACTGTAATGAGAAAACAGATTTTCCAATCTATAGTGAAGGCAAAGTCTTCTGTTGTCACGGCTGTCAAACAATTCACTTCGCTCTACAGGCCGGTGGTCTGCTAGAGTATTATCAAGTAAGAGAAAGACTAGGGATCTCTAAAAACCTAACTCCTACGACTAAGGCCAAAGTGGACTTTAGTTACATGAATGAGCCTCAATTTAAGAATGAGTTCATTACTTCTGGAGAGAGTTCAAATCATATTAAATTCTATATTGAAGGTATTCACTGTTTGGCCTGTATCTGGTTATTAGAAAAGCTTCCCAGTATAAATGGCGAAGTGATTAGTGCTAGAATTAATTTTAGTAATTCCATTCTCGACTTAACAATTAAAAAAAATTGTAATTTAGAAACTGTAGGAAATCAAATTTCAGACCTAGGCTATAGACCACACGTTATTAAAAGTAATAGTGAGGCTCAGAAGCTACAGCAATCAGAAGAGCATAGTAAATTAATTAAAATAGGTGTAGCAGGAGCCTGTAGTGCAAATATTATGCTCTACTCTATTGCAATTTACGCCGGAGCTGGTGTTGAGTTCTCAGCTCTCTTCGGTTGGGTTAGCTTTATTTTAACACTCCCTGTGATTATTTATAGCGCAACACCATTCTACGAAAATTCATTAGCAGCACTAAAATCTAGAACGCTCAATATAGATATACCTATCTCTTTTGCCATTATTATTGGAACGGTCTTTGGTTTCTACAATCTTCTAATTGGAAGTTCTCACTACTACTTTGACTCTCTTTCCATTCTGGTTTTTCTCTTACTATCTTCGAGATTACTTGTTCAAAAATCAATTCAAAAAGGATTGAATTCCGACGGCCTTGCCACTCTCTTTGAACAAAGTTCTGTAAAGAGATGGAATAGTATAAAGAAAGAGTATGAATCAATTCACACTAAATTCATTCAACTTGGAGATCAGCTTCTCATTGAAGAAGCAAAGACAATTCCCTCTGATGGAATAAATCTAAGTGAGCTCTCTTACTTAAATAATTCACTCATCACAGGAGAGAGTCGTCCTGCAAAAGTGTCTAAAGATGAAAATCTCTTTGCAGGCTCCGTCAATCTTGGAGATAAGATTGAGATGAGAGTTGAAAAGCTCTTTGAAGACTCAACTCTTGGGAAAATAATTAGTGAGGTTGAACAAGGCCCTGAAACAAAACAAAGGATACAATCTGTCACAGATAAGATTAGTCGCTACTTTATAGCTGCTGTTTTTTCAACGTCATTTATGGCCTTCTTCTACTTTCTCTACACTCTAGGAGTAGACCCCGCCATTGAAAGAACATTGGCAATTATTATAGTGTCCTGCCCTTGCGCCCTAGGATTAGCGGCACCTCTCGCCATTGCAAGAGCAATGAATAAGGCCAGAGAAAAAGGGATTATTATAAAGAATGATTCGAGTCTAGAGGATATTGCTAGAATTAAAGATGTCTTCTTTGATAAGACAGGTACTCTCACCGATGGAAATTTTAGTGTTGTTGCCGTGACTAATGAAGCGGCCTTATCCCCTTTTCTAGAGATTATCTACTCTCTAGAGGAGAGATCAAATCACCCTATTGCTCACGCAATTCAGAAATGGACTAAGAAAAGCTCCTTGGTAGACTTCTTAGACTTTCAGGAGATTCCTGGAAGAGGAGTTTCAGGAAAGATAAATGACATGACCTACTCCCTCTTAAAGAGTTCTAATATTAGAGAGGGGAATACTGCGGTCGACTTTCTTATTGACGAAGAAATCATTTCAACAATTCACTTAAGTGATAGTTTGAAAAAAGATTCCTTACCCCTTATTTCTTATTTAAGTAATACTGCTCATAAGTCACATATACTTTCTGGCGATAACTCCCAAACAGTTAAGCAAGTAGCGAGCGCACTTAATATCGAAGAAGCTAATAGCTACTCTAATCAAACACCTGAATCAAAAGCTGATCTCATTTCTCAACATAAACAAAGTATCATGGTTGGCGATGGAGCTAACGATGCGATAGCCATGAAGAAGGCCACTGTCTCAATTGCTGTTTCAGGGGCCATGGATATCGGACTAAGGGCCTCAGACATTTACTTAACTCAAGATCCTCTAAAGAATATGATTTTTCTCATGAAACTAGCAAAATTAACCAATACTTCTATCAAGATTAATCTTATAATATCTCTTATATATAATTTAATTGGTGTAACACTTTCCATACTAGGATTTATAAGTCCATTGGGCGCAGCAATCTTAATGCCCCTTAGCTCTCTTAGTGTGGTAATTGCAACTTTAGTGAAGATAAAAGGATTAGAAAGAGCGTGA
- a CDS encoding universal stress protein, whose amino-acid sequence MKNVVICCSLEDENIELLKALKGKSALEDATLHFVHIFEIHVYTSDFSPYIFPSEDKYPEIEEASKKVMRTVAENVCTPSELEKSQIECYFAYSPKQKITEYLQDVNADLVIVASKQKHGIEGLFSSSFTEHLVKYSPCDVHILRAKEDQK is encoded by the coding sequence ATGAAAAACGTCGTAATTTGTTGTTCACTAGAAGATGAAAACATTGAACTTCTAAAGGCCCTCAAAGGTAAATCAGCTCTAGAAGATGCTACATTGCACTTTGTTCATATCTTTGAAATTCATGTCTACACCTCAGACTTCTCTCCTTATATTTTTCCTTCAGAGGATAAATATCCAGAGATAGAAGAAGCATCTAAGAAAGTTATGAGAACTGTTGCGGAGAATGTTTGCACTCCATCAGAGCTAGAGAAGTCTCAAATTGAGTGCTACTTTGCTTATAGTCCAAAACAGAAAATCACTGAGTATCTGCAAGATGTAAATGCCGATCTAGTTATTGTCGCTTCAAAGCAAAAGCATGGAATTGAAGGACTCTTCTCAAGCTCTTTCACTGAACACTTAGTAAAGTACTCTCCATGTGATGTACATATTCTAAGAGCAAAAGAAGATCAAAAGTAA
- a CDS encoding cyclic nucleotide-binding domain-containing protein: MNKKNELLKIPEPLIDVISTISRPLKYSSSSNLFYAGQIPIVAYLLLGGLVHFTEDGKVTNTFTRGNIIGLKELMTNKPIGVDAQIQPGTEVCFIDRSTILGILAQEKLTPLKELVNNLIRVDTALR, encoded by the coding sequence ATGAATAAGAAAAATGAACTTTTAAAAATTCCGGAGCCGCTGATCGATGTGATCTCAACCATCAGTAGGCCCCTTAAATATTCAAGTTCTTCTAATCTCTTCTACGCAGGCCAAATTCCTATTGTTGCTTATCTTCTTCTAGGTGGCCTTGTACACTTTACAGAAGATGGAAAAGTAACAAATACATTTACCCGCGGAAATATTATTGGACTCAAGGAATTAATGACTAATAAGCCAATAGGTGTAGATGCTCAAATACAGCCAGGAACAGAGGTCTGTTTCATAGATAGAAGTACAATTCTAGGAATTTTGGCCCAAGAAAAGTTAACTCCTTTAAAAGAGTTGGTTAATAATTTGATTAGAGTGGATACTGCGCTTCGGTAA
- a CDS encoding Crp/Fnr family transcriptional regulator — protein MKTPTKCENCPSNSNGIFCELSSLEHEDVDKHKVINKYKKGQTLFVQGNHPFGIFCISKGNIKVTKVGADGKESIVRLCHGGDILGHRSLFTEEHYTATATAIEDSEVCFIDKNFILKMINEKPSVSLSIINKLSTDMGKAESKLSSLHQKNVRERLAELLLVLSNSHGEKMSNGSIRLNLKLTREEMATMIGTANETLIRFISEFKEENLIEQDGKNIIILDEEKLTEWAKLPY, from the coding sequence ATGAAAACGCCAACAAAGTGTGAAAACTGCCCTTCAAATTCTAATGGAATTTTCTGTGAACTAAGCAGTCTTGAGCACGAAGATGTTGATAAGCATAAAGTCATAAATAAGTATAAGAAAGGACAAACTCTCTTTGTTCAAGGCAATCATCCATTTGGTATCTTTTGCATTTCAAAAGGAAATATAAAAGTAACCAAAGTCGGTGCTGATGGAAAAGAATCTATCGTTCGACTTTGTCATGGTGGCGATATCTTAGGACATAGATCACTTTTTACAGAAGAGCACTACACTGCAACAGCTACGGCCATTGAGGACTCTGAAGTTTGTTTTATTGATAAGAATTTCATTTTAAAGATGATTAATGAAAAACCATCAGTTTCTTTAAGTATTATTAATAAGCTCTCCACAGATATGGGGAAAGCGGAATCAAAGCTAAGCTCACTTCATCAAAAGAATGTCAGAGAGAGACTGGCTGAACTCCTACTCGTCCTTTCGAACTCCCATGGAGAGAAAATGAGCAATGGTAGCATTCGATTAAACTTAAAGCTTACTAGAGAGGAAATGGCGACGATGATTGGTACGGCCAATGAGACGTTAATTAGATTTATTTCTGAGTTCAAAGAAGAGAATCTCATCGAACAAGATGGAAAAAATATCATTATACTAGATGAAGAAAAGCTCACCGAATGGGCAAAACTTCCTTATTAA
- a CDS encoding molybdopterin molybdotransferase MoeA produces the protein MISAQEAHELIQSTKISSEVFAISEVSIEEATGLFLAEDIFANRNQPPFDRSMMDGIAISHSSFSQKKFQRESIARAGFERLTLENKTHCIEVMTGAPVPVGCDCVIPYEEVVGSGESFSFLSKDYTPKLGQFIHCEGIDYLKGDKLLEKGASINSTIISLLSSIGRETVKILELKNIAVISTGDELIDGGKEVLDHQIYKSNPHAIRAEILSFFPRATVNLFHFNDDEKEVLEGLTSILSSYKIIIISGGVSKGKYDFIPESLKSLGVREVFHHVRQRPGKPLWFGVGESEQVIFGLPGNPVSSLVNTRRHIIPLLEKFVDKRLKTSFEVKASSDWEIGSNFTHFIPVSLNICEGIIFATPSTGNNSGDFSKLVFSSGFIEIPPNEGRIVENQIYQYFPWGSLEGRIRTHGHG, from the coding sequence ATGATCTCGGCACAAGAAGCTCATGAGCTTATTCAATCAACGAAAATTTCAAGTGAAGTCTTTGCTATTAGTGAAGTTAGTATTGAAGAAGCGACAGGACTTTTTCTGGCGGAAGATATTTTTGCTAATCGAAATCAACCTCCCTTTGATAGATCAATGATGGATGGAATTGCCATCTCTCATTCATCTTTTTCTCAAAAGAAGTTTCAAAGAGAAAGTATCGCCAGGGCCGGCTTTGAAAGACTTACTTTAGAGAATAAAACTCATTGTATTGAGGTTATGACTGGAGCTCCTGTTCCTGTGGGCTGTGATTGTGTGATTCCCTACGAAGAGGTTGTAGGAAGTGGAGAGAGCTTTAGTTTTCTTTCAAAGGACTACACTCCAAAGCTCGGTCAATTTATTCACTGTGAAGGAATCGACTATCTAAAAGGAGATAAGCTTCTAGAGAAGGGAGCCTCTATAAATTCAACAATTATTTCTCTCTTAAGTTCTATTGGAAGAGAAACGGTAAAGATTCTCGAGTTAAAGAATATTGCAGTTATTAGTACTGGCGACGAATTGATTGATGGGGGAAAGGAAGTTCTTGATCATCAAATTTATAAATCAAATCCCCATGCCATTCGCGCAGAAATACTTTCTTTCTTTCCTAGAGCAACTGTGAATCTCTTTCATTTCAATGATGACGAAAAGGAAGTTCTAGAGGGACTTACAAGTATTCTCTCTTCGTATAAAATTATTATTATTTCGGGGGGAGTTTCAAAGGGGAAGTATGATTTTATTCCCGAAAGCTTAAAGTCTTTAGGAGTGAGAGAAGTCTTTCATCATGTAAGGCAGAGACCAGGAAAACCCCTATGGTTTGGCGTTGGTGAAAGTGAGCAAGTTATCTTTGGCCTTCCTGGAAATCCTGTCTCCTCACTTGTAAATACAAGAAGACATATTATTCCTTTATTAGAGAAATTTGTTGATAAGAGACTCAAAACCTCCTTTGAAGTCAAGGCCTCTTCTGATTGGGAAATTGGATCGAATTTTACTCACTTTATTCCCGTTTCTTTAAATATTTGTGAGGGGATAATCTTCGCTACACCGTCTACCGGCAATAACTCAGGAGATTTCTCAAAACTTGTGTTTAGTAGTGGGTTTATAGAAATTCCTCCAAATGAGGGAAGAATCGTAGAAAATCAAATTTACCAATACTTTCCTTGGGGAAGTCTAGAAGGAAGGATAAGAACTCATGGCCATGGGTGA
- a CDS encoding DUF6178 family protein, with amino-acid sequence MSKNGSNLITNILKEAESYTSFDIIESYIEAGQDLSNLPVQPLYVAIKSLPTETVANALEKFSPKQRQVFLDLDLWRKDDIDPDSFSFWIDVYSKCTDDTIKSEFLNSAEFSLFLKGRMSMWTFDVEDPEYPDHDYYFLTEDNLLLFEFEEDYPYIPEVRQFIADLYTEHGVEGAYQFLFKVIAEGFLSMQEEEYRFKKHRLNDLGFVDYYDALELCNPFPSLSHINLFLNKKESTTPELDLESRNQCLDKNALIAFKDQVDDLSEEIAKIDSKERLSYLQFNFTRLINSSLTIEDALKDGALAMTRIGKKTLNNLQLGFSYLREFTKTEGIEKFNEQGLFNSFDFVEVFNIGHSLILFEQKRVKKALASTDFNSENETFLGEVLGNILDEIFSEPPMFISNKVDNKKVNVNSFENLLSVQGDISLMVGLLPFAKGFFTTFKELENSGKIMDDYYLNFGVSDIDFEALLLSTFINFANGVVLDGESGKIGLSVTELKNFSKNVMASPLELTTKIDEFTSSFGLNQVHQINEYFKALITYHLSGYDINNLSDEEFRHVGGPLLLNNRDN; translated from the coding sequence ATGAGTAAGAATGGTTCTAACCTAATTACAAATATTTTAAAAGAAGCTGAGTCTTATACTTCTTTTGATATTATTGAAAGTTATATAGAAGCGGGGCAAGACCTCTCTAATCTTCCGGTTCAACCTTTATATGTTGCGATTAAATCACTACCAACTGAAACAGTGGCGAACGCTCTTGAGAAATTCAGTCCAAAGCAGAGACAAGTTTTCTTAGATTTAGATCTTTGGAGAAAGGATGATATTGATCCAGACTCTTTTTCTTTTTGGATTGATGTCTATTCAAAATGTACTGACGATACAATTAAAAGTGAATTTTTAAATAGTGCAGAATTCTCGCTCTTCTTAAAAGGAAGGATGAGTATGTGGACTTTCGATGTTGAAGATCCAGAGTATCCTGATCATGATTACTATTTCCTAACAGAAGATAATTTACTCCTCTTTGAGTTTGAGGAAGATTATCCTTATATTCCTGAAGTCAGACAATTTATTGCAGATCTTTATACTGAACACGGAGTAGAGGGAGCTTATCAATTCTTATTTAAAGTTATTGCTGAAGGCTTCTTATCTATGCAGGAAGAAGAGTACCGCTTTAAAAAACATAGACTCAACGATCTTGGATTTGTGGATTACTATGATGCACTAGAACTTTGTAATCCTTTCCCAAGTCTTTCTCATATTAATTTATTTCTTAATAAGAAAGAGTCGACTACTCCTGAGTTAGATTTAGAGAGTCGCAATCAATGTCTTGATAAGAATGCTCTTATTGCTTTTAAAGATCAGGTTGATGACTTAAGCGAAGAGATTGCTAAAATTGATTCTAAGGAGAGATTATCCTATCTTCAATTTAACTTTACACGCTTAATTAATTCTAGCTTAACGATAGAAGATGCTCTTAAAGACGGCGCACTTGCCATGACAAGAATAGGTAAGAAGACTTTAAATAATCTTCAATTAGGTTTTAGTTACCTTAGAGAATTTACAAAGACTGAAGGGATTGAAAAGTTTAATGAGCAAGGTCTTTTTAATTCTTTTGATTTTGTAGAGGTTTTTAATATTGGTCATTCGCTTATTCTCTTTGAGCAAAAGAGAGTGAAGAAGGCCCTCGCCTCGACAGATTTTAATTCTGAAAATGAAACTTTCTTAGGGGAGGTGTTAGGGAATATTTTGGATGAAATCTTCAGCGAGCCTCCAATGTTTATTTCTAATAAAGTAGATAATAAGAAAGTTAATGTGAATTCATTTGAGAATCTCCTATCAGTTCAGGGAGATATCTCTTTAATGGTCGGTCTTCTTCCATTTGCAAAAGGATTTTTTACAACTTTTAAGGAATTAGAAAATTCTGGAAAGATAATGGATGATTACTATTTAAACTTTGGAGTTTCCGATATTGACTTTGAAGCCCTCCTATTAAGTACCTTTATCAATTTCGCTAACGGGGTTGTCTTAGACGGAGAGTCTGGAAAAATTGGTCTAAGCGTTACTGAACTTAAGAACTTCTCTAAAAATGTGATGGCAAGCCCTTTAGAGCTTACTACTAAGATTGATGAATTCACTTCTTCATTTGGTCTAAATCAAGTTCATCAAATCAATGAGTACTTCAAAGCACTCATTACATATCATTTAAGCGGTTATGATATAAATAATTTATCAGATGAAGAGTTTCGCCATGTTGGTGGGCCACTCCTTCTAAATAACAGGGACAATTAG